One Rhodoluna sp. KAS3 DNA window includes the following coding sequences:
- a CDS encoding LacI family DNA-binding transcriptional regulator: MSVTKRPTIRDVAAEAGVSKSLVSLVFAGETGVSQERREKVLAAAKKLGFTPNLWARSLSSGSANFVAMIVADLHNPLFTEIADFARKDLLEKGINTVMAAAVISERNGKKILEASTVNSVLDLRPRSIFIVGGLPDYKALKSVPASVPIVMATGITTQLPRAITVRSDDNEGMRLLVKHLVGLGHQRISYVGPVDEAVSVLRRAAYEKAMFDAGLAKFAHIEECDRTESSGYSAAKLLLSSPTKPTAIVAFNDIIAIGAQDAVDQAVEAGGPKVALTGYDNVYISALSKVSLTSIEQEKAAIAHKAAELLADGDLAEEFRGKEILLLPKLVARESTTTAPVK, translated from the coding sequence GTGTCAGTCACCAAGCGCCCAACCATTAGAGATGTGGCCGCCGAAGCCGGCGTATCGAAGTCACTCGTGTCTTTGGTGTTTGCCGGTGAAACCGGTGTGAGCCAGGAGCGCCGCGAGAAGGTCTTGGCAGCGGCCAAGAAGCTGGGCTTCACACCAAATCTTTGGGCACGCTCACTTTCATCGGGGTCAGCCAACTTTGTGGCCATGATTGTTGCCGACCTGCACAACCCGCTGTTCACCGAGATCGCCGACTTTGCCCGCAAGGACCTTTTGGAAAAGGGAATCAATACGGTCATGGCCGCCGCTGTAATTAGCGAGCGCAACGGCAAGAAGATTCTTGAAGCATCGACTGTCAACTCAGTGCTTGATCTTCGTCCTCGCAGCATTTTTATTGTTGGTGGTTTGCCTGATTACAAAGCATTGAAGTCTGTGCCGGCATCGGTGCCAATTGTTATGGCCACCGGTATCACCACTCAGTTGCCACGTGCCATCACTGTGCGAAGTGACGACAATGAGGGCATGCGCCTGCTAGTCAAGCACCTGGTTGGTCTTGGGCACCAGCGAATCTCTTACGTGGGTCCAGTCGACGAAGCGGTCTCAGTCCTTCGCCGAGCAGCTTATGAAAAAGCCATGTTCGATGCGGGGTTGGCAAAGTTTGCTCACATCGAAGAATGTGACCGCACCGAGAGCTCTGGATACTCGGCTGCAAAACTCTTGCTGAGCAGCCCAACCAAACCGACCGCAATCGTTGCCTTCAACGACATTATTGCCATCGGTGCTCAAGACGCGGTTGATCAGGCGGTTGAAGCCGGTGGCCCGAAGGTTGCACTCACTGGGTACGACAACGTTTACATCTCTGCGTTGAGCAAGGTTTCACTCACTTCGATCGAGCAAGAGAAGGCTGCCATCGCGCACAAGGCGGCAGAGCTGTTGGCTGATGGTGATCTAGCTGAAGAATTCAGAGGCAAAGAGATTCTCCTGCTGCCAAAGCTTGTGGCTCGCGAGTCCACAACCACAGCGCCGGTCAAGTAG